In Sulfurovum xiamenensis, the following proteins share a genomic window:
- a CDS encoding SAM-dependent methyltransferase, with protein sequence MQFSDYMNAWLYGEEGYYKNFKAIGKSGDFYTAVSTSRFFGASIANYFYTLLKEGKADRNGWLIEIGAHQGYLICDMIQWLYTCDPTLVQTLKFGIVERQPEVRKAQLAYIEERFGTDIQITHFNDIAEVEAAYAFVVANEIFDAFPCELLKNYKIALVKEDQIEWVEAPEEMLNWAKKHHLKQGEIAIGYEAFAKEMAEGIERCDFVSFDYGEKYVRNDFSIRVYRAHETFPLFDEALVLSESYKKDDITYDVNFGHVSEAFTAAGFEEVAYETQARALIRFGIIDILESFAKQTTQARYMSEADKIKTLISPTMMGDRFKLIHFRK encoded by the coding sequence ATGCAATTTAGCGACTATATGAATGCATGGCTGTATGGCGAAGAGGGTTACTATAAAAATTTTAAAGCGATAGGTAAATCCGGAGATTTCTATACAGCTGTGAGTACCAGCAGATTTTTTGGTGCCAGTATTGCCAATTATTTCTATACTCTTTTGAAAGAGGGTAAGGCAGACAGGAACGGATGGCTGATAGAGATAGGTGCACACCAGGGATATTTGATCTGTGACATGATACAGTGGCTTTATACGTGTGACCCGACTTTGGTACAAACACTGAAGTTTGGTATCGTAGAACGCCAGCCTGAAGTGCGAAAGGCGCAATTGGCTTATATAGAGGAGCGTTTTGGTACTGATATACAGATCACACATTTTAATGACATTGCAGAAGTTGAAGCAGCCTATGCATTTGTTGTCGCCAATGAAATTTTTGATGCTTTCCCTTGCGAACTTTTAAAAAATTACAAGATAGCCCTGGTCAAAGAAGATCAGATAGAGTGGGTAGAAGCGCCTGAAGAGATGTTGAACTGGGCTAAAAAACATCATTTAAAACAGGGTGAGATCGCCATAGGCTATGAGGCGTTTGCAAAGGAGATGGCAGAAGGTATAGAGAGATGTGATTTTGTCTCTTTTGATTATGGTGAGAAGTATGTACGTAATGACTTCTCCATACGTGTCTACAGGGCACATGAAACCTTTCCTCTGTTTGATGAAGCACTGGTCCTGTCTGAATCTTATAAAAAAGATGATATTACGTATGATGTGAACTTTGGACATGTCAGTGAAGCATTTACAGCAGCAGGTTTTGAAGAAGTTGCTTATGAGACACAGGCGCGTGCTTTAATACGCTTTGGGATCATTGATATTCTTGAAAGCTTTGCCAAACAGACAACGCAGGCAAGGTATATGAGTGAAGCAGATAAGATCAAAACACTGATATCTCCCACGATGATGGGAGACAGGTTTAAATTGATACATTTCAGAAAGTAG
- a CDS encoding lysophospholipid acyltransferase family protein, whose protein sequence is MTFNTIKQLFYGLYLTNSFGYRLSKVKDPMEIKRLRLAYSEAQLDALHISVKVENPEKLPQEGQYLLVVNHRSIIDPPLIEVALKHTTIFGPWISKKELYNSFFFGLFVRNAGSILLDREKSQMSGFFAETKEAVKRGESIFIFPEGTRNKTDKAVTTFKEGSRLIALKNRLPILPVYIKTDADKALKNALNDSKLAQEVTIVIGDVIDYKEKTSLEIRYREMFSLDDEAETSK, encoded by the coding sequence GTGACATTTAATACTATTAAACAGCTTTTCTACGGTCTTTATCTGACAAACAGTTTTGGGTATAGATTAAGTAAAGTCAAGGACCCTATGGAGATCAAAAGATTAAGGCTTGCCTATTCTGAGGCACAGCTTGATGCTTTACATATTTCAGTGAAGGTTGAAAATCCGGAAAAACTGCCACAAGAGGGCCAATATCTCCTTGTGGTGAACCATAGAAGTATCATTGATCCGCCTCTCATAGAAGTAGCACTGAAGCATACAACAATATTTGGTCCATGGATCTCCAAAAAAGAGCTCTATAACTCTTTTTTCTTTGGACTTTTTGTCCGGAATGCGGGTTCCATACTCCTTGATAGAGAAAAGAGCCAGATGAGCGGTTTTTTTGCTGAGACAAAAGAGGCGGTCAAACGTGGAGAATCCATTTTTATTTTTCCTGAAGGGACACGAAATAAAACAGACAAAGCAGTGACAACATTCAAAGAGGGGTCACGCCTCATCGCTTTGAAAAACCGTCTGCCTATTTTGCCTGTGTATATTAAAACGGATGCGGACAAGGCATTGAAAAATGCATTAAATGACAGTAAACTGGCACAAGAGGTGACCATTGTCATTGGTGATGTCATCGATTACAAAGAGAAAACAAGCCTTGAGATCAGGTATCGTGAAATGTTTTCTCTTGATGACGAGGCTGAGACCTCTAAATAA
- a CDS encoding TlpA disulfide reductase family protein yields MHKKTAALLSLLLLLLILLIVFIVREEKQPKSTPLPTENTTEVIAKKDKTLQKGVLPQVKSSVPKIPSKVFTLINTKVQSHKVAISDQQVVFQDAKQPIVMVNLFATWCPPCIGEIPYLNDLQKKYKEELFVVGILTHDTITQDALGSFMAKNQINYFISNGTENDTFADHLATTLDLPKNFPIPLTVIYVKGEYFTHYEGAVPVEMIEYDIQQAKKQLEARE; encoded by the coding sequence GTGCATAAAAAAACAGCTGCGCTTCTTTCATTATTACTATTACTACTCATTCTTTTGATCGTCTTTATCGTAAGAGAAGAGAAACAACCTAAATCCACCCCTCTTCCCACTGAAAACACAACTGAAGTGATTGCAAAAAAGGATAAAACGCTACAAAAAGGTGTGCTTCCTCAAGTGAAATCATCGGTACCGAAAATACCCTCAAAGGTCTTTACACTCATCAACACGAAAGTGCAAAGTCATAAAGTGGCTATCTCCGATCAACAAGTCGTTTTTCAGGATGCCAAACAACCGATTGTCATGGTCAATCTTTTTGCTACATGGTGTCCGCCTTGTATCGGAGAAATACCCTATTTGAATGATCTTCAGAAAAAATACAAAGAAGAGCTTTTTGTTGTAGGTATACTTACCCATGACACGATCACACAAGATGCATTGGGGAGCTTTATGGCAAAAAACCAGATCAATTATTTTATCTCCAACGGTACAGAAAACGATACCTTTGCAGATCATCTGGCAACGACACTCGACCTGCCTAAGAACTTTCCGATCCCCCTTACAGTCATATATGTCAAAGGGGAGTACTTCACACACTATGAAGGTGCCGTTCCCGTCGAGATGATAGAATACGATATACAACAAGCAAAAAAACAATTAGAAGCAAGGGAATAG
- the acpS gene encoding holo-ACP synthase: MKIGTDIVEIKRIEKALTQFGDKFKQRFLNPQEIEFVQKTASIAGFWAAKEAIAKALGCGIGSELTFHDIIITKNSRGAPTFILSKEAQKIHQIKTSSLSISHDGGFAIAVAVISQ, encoded by the coding sequence ATGAAAATAGGAACAGATATCGTAGAGATCAAGCGAATAGAAAAAGCATTAACACAGTTTGGTGATAAATTTAAACAACGTTTTTTGAATCCCCAAGAGATCGAATTCGTACAAAAGACAGCCTCTATCGCTGGATTTTGGGCAGCGAAAGAGGCTATTGCAAAAGCGTTGGGTTGCGGCATTGGCAGTGAACTCACATTCCATGATATCATCATCACCAAAAATTCCCGTGGTGCTCCTACATTTATACTCAGTAAAGAAGCACAAAAAATACACCAGATCAAAACATCTTCGCTCTCCATCAGCCATGATGGAGGGTTTGCTATCGCCGTTGCAGTCATTAGCCAATGA
- the radA gene encoding DNA repair protein RadA, with translation MAKKKTLFECQACGFQSPRWMGKCTSCDQWETMIELSADQIKFLKETSSSSASGSAIPKAKPITQIEEDNIIRFTSGSGELDLVLGGGIVPGSLTLIGGSPGVGKSTLLLKIAGNLARASKKVLYVSGEESAGQIKLRANRLDANHENLFLLPEINLGSVLSEIGNHAYELIVIDSIQTLYSDENPSAPGSVTQVRMITFELMRIAKSLQIPIFIIGHITKDGSIAGPRVLEHMVDTVLYFEGDTNSDLRLLRGFKNRFGATNEVGIFEMNKEGLNDAKSMAGKFFNKDHLQSGSALTVIMEGSRPIIVEVQALVSESYGHPKRSSTGFDNNRLGMLLALLEKKLDLPLGTYDVFINVSGGIKIHEPSADLAIIAAILSSYRDRKLSAETLFLGEVSLTGEIREVSGLAQRLKEIATQGFTKAVIPNKPLEKTNVKCFIADEVSKVVEWM, from the coding sequence ATGGCAAAGAAAAAAACACTATTTGAATGTCAGGCATGTGGATTTCAATCTCCAAGATGGATGGGAAAATGTACATCATGTGATCAATGGGAAACAATGATCGAACTAAGTGCTGACCAGATCAAATTTTTGAAAGAGACTTCAAGTTCCAGTGCTTCAGGTTCAGCTATCCCCAAAGCAAAACCGATTACACAGATAGAAGAAGACAATATTATCCGTTTTACCTCAGGAAGCGGAGAGCTGGATCTGGTACTGGGCGGAGGTATTGTCCCGGGTTCACTTACCCTCATAGGAGGCAGTCCGGGGGTAGGAAAATCGACCCTTCTACTCAAGATCGCAGGAAACCTGGCAAGAGCATCAAAAAAGGTCCTCTACGTCTCTGGAGAAGAGTCTGCCGGACAGATAAAACTGCGTGCCAATAGACTGGATGCAAACCATGAAAACCTTTTTCTGCTCCCTGAGATCAATCTTGGTTCTGTCCTCTCAGAGATCGGTAATCACGCCTATGAACTGATTGTCATCGACTCCATACAAACCCTCTACTCTGATGAAAACCCCTCTGCTCCTGGTTCGGTCACACAGGTACGTATGATCACTTTTGAACTGATGCGTATCGCGAAGTCTTTACAGATACCTATCTTTATCATCGGGCATATTACCAAAGATGGTTCCATAGCGGGTCCTAGGGTCCTAGAACATATGGTAGACACGGTGCTCTATTTCGAAGGAGATACAAACTCCGACCTTCGTCTACTGCGCGGGTTTAAAAACCGTTTCGGGGCGACCAATGAAGTGGGTATTTTTGAAATGAACAAAGAGGGATTAAACGATGCAAAAAGTATGGCAGGTAAATTTTTCAACAAGGACCATCTCCAGTCAGGTTCTGCACTCACTGTTATCATGGAGGGAAGCCGTCCTATCATCGTAGAGGTACAGGCACTGGTTTCAGAATCCTATGGACATCCTAAAAGAAGTTCGACCGGTTTTGATAACAATCGTCTGGGTATGCTTTTGGCACTCCTTGAAAAGAAACTGGATCTGCCTTTGGGTACCTATGATGTCTTTATCAATGTCTCAGGAGGGATCAAAATACATGAACCCTCTGCCGATCTTGCGATCATCGCAGCTATATTAAGCAGCTATAGAGACAGGAAACTGAGTGCAGAGACACTTTTTCTGGGTGAAGTCAGTCTGACTGGTGAGATACGTGAAGTCTCAGGACTCGCTCAACGTCTCAAAGAGATCGCAACGCAAGGATTTACAAAAGCGGTCATACCCAATAAGCCACTTGAAAAAACTAACGTTAAATGTTTTATAGCCGATGAAGTCTCTAAAGTTGTTGAGTGGATGTAA
- the rny gene encoding ribonuclease Y, producing the protein MLGIIGVSGIAGAAIGTGVCYLWLKKSTQNKFSYIESEAKAKANAIAKETELLLKSAHVKIKENELEQEREFQKRVAKVDERNRTLILKTKELTSKEESLKLLEKRVLEKEKQLDKLEQRKQEEIANTVDKMQHIASLTKEEAKAYILEKVEEQSRADVANIVRKYEQIAKEEGERKANYILAQATTRYAGDFAGERLINLVNLPSDEHKGRIIGKEGRNIKTLEMLLGVDIVIDETPGVILVSSFNLYRRAIATRVIEILVEDGRIHPGRIEEVHAKVEEEFEQKTYEEGENILIELGLFPMHEELVKLLGRMKYRASYGQNALAHTLEVAKLARVMAAEMGGDEKLALRAGLLHDIGKALTQDMGGSHVDIGVELCRKHGEHPTVINAIYAHHGYEEPDSVESAAVCAADKLSAARPGARREVLESFTKRVKEVEDIALSKEYVTQAYAINAGREIRVFVNAQKMNDNETVLLSKEIAKEIEEKVQYPGEIKVNVIRETRAVNYAK; encoded by the coding sequence ATGTTAGGGATAATAGGGGTTTCTGGTATAGCTGGTGCAGCTATAGGCACAGGTGTGTGTTACCTGTGGTTAAAAAAGAGCACACAGAACAAATTCTCATATATAGAGTCAGAAGCCAAAGCCAAGGCCAATGCGATAGCAAAAGAGACGGAACTTTTACTCAAATCTGCACATGTAAAGATCAAAGAGAATGAGTTGGAACAAGAGCGTGAGTTTCAAAAACGTGTGGCAAAGGTAGATGAACGTAACCGCACCTTAATATTGAAAACCAAAGAGTTGACGTCTAAAGAAGAAAGTTTAAAACTCTTGGAAAAGAGGGTATTGGAGAAAGAGAAGCAGTTAGATAAACTTGAGCAAAGAAAACAAGAAGAGATTGCCAATACCGTAGATAAAATGCAACATATCGCATCTTTGACCAAAGAGGAAGCCAAAGCATATATTTTAGAGAAGGTGGAAGAGCAGAGCCGTGCAGATGTTGCCAATATTGTACGCAAGTATGAGCAGATAGCAAAAGAAGAGGGTGAGCGAAAAGCCAATTATATTTTGGCACAGGCCACGACGCGTTATGCAGGTGATTTTGCAGGAGAGCGTCTGATCAACCTTGTCAATTTGCCAAGTGATGAGCACAAAGGACGTATCATCGGTAAAGAGGGTAGGAACATCAAGACACTGGAGATGCTCTTGGGTGTGGATATCGTGATAGATGAAACACCGGGTGTGATCCTTGTAAGCAGTTTTAATCTCTATCGAAGGGCTATTGCAACCAGGGTGATAGAGATACTGGTAGAAGATGGACGTATCCATCCGGGTCGTATAGAGGAAGTCCATGCCAAAGTGGAAGAGGAGTTCGAACAAAAAACATATGAAGAGGGTGAAAATATCCTTATAGAACTAGGGCTCTTTCCTATGCATGAAGAACTGGTGAAACTTTTGGGCCGTATGAAATACAGAGCCAGCTATGGACAGAATGCACTGGCACATACTTTGGAGGTAGCCAAACTTGCGCGTGTCATGGCTGCCGAAATGGGTGGAGATGAAAAACTTGCGCTTCGTGCCGGTCTTTTGCATGATATCGGCAAGGCTTTGACACAGGATATGGGTGGTTCACATGTAGATATCGGTGTAGAGCTTTGTCGTAAGCATGGAGAACACCCTACGGTGATCAATGCCATCTATGCCCATCATGGATATGAGGAACCTGACTCTGTGGAGAGTGCTGCGGTATGTGCTGCAGATAAACTCTCTGCAGCAAGACCCGGAGCAAGAAGAGAGGTGCTTGAAAGCTTTACAAAACGTGTGAAAGAGGTTGAAGATATTGCACTGAGTAAGGAGTATGTCACGCAAGCCTATGCCATTAATGCAGGCAGGGAGATACGTGTATTTGTCAATGCCCAAAAGATGAATGACAATGAAACCGTACTCTTAAGTAAGGAAATTGCCAAAGAGATAGAGGAAAAAGTACAGTACCCCGGTGAAATAAAAGTGAATGTGATCCGTGAAACCCGTGCTGTCAATTATGCGAAATAA
- the ftsY gene encoding signal recognition particle-docking protein FtsY: MFNLLKKVLGKTSDAIKDVAPTKRKVIPKDEFEDILLEADVHYELVEKILTGLPDKINRIQAFNSLISVFQYKADFKESDAKPFVEMIIGVNGAGKTTTISKLAYRYKQAGKKVMLGAGDTFRAAAIEQLTRWADKLEIPIIATQQGHDPSAVVFDAIESAKAKGFDNIIIDTAGRLHTQTNLSEELKKMIRVAGKALDGAPHRKMLILDGTQGSSSINQAKAFNDMIGVDGIIITKLDGTAKGGSVFSIADELKLPIFYIGTGEQPQDLIQFKANEYINTILDEIFI; the protein is encoded by the coding sequence ATGTTTAATTTATTAAAAAAAGTATTGGGTAAAACCAGTGATGCCATCAAAGATGTTGCACCAACAAAACGAAAAGTGATCCCCAAAGATGAATTTGAAGATATTTTGCTTGAAGCAGATGTACATTATGAACTTGTAGAAAAAATTTTAACCGGATTACCTGACAAGATAAATCGAATCCAGGCATTCAACTCACTTATCTCTGTTTTTCAGTATAAAGCAGACTTCAAAGAGAGTGATGCCAAACCTTTTGTAGAGATGATCATAGGTGTCAATGGTGCAGGAAAGACAACGACCATTTCCAAACTGGCATATCGCTACAAACAAGCAGGTAAAAAGGTGATGCTGGGGGCTGGAGATACTTTCCGTGCCGCAGCAATAGAACAGCTTACAAGATGGGCAGACAAATTAGAGATCCCTATCATTGCGACACAACAGGGGCATGATCCCTCTGCTGTAGTCTTTGATGCGATCGAGTCTGCAAAAGCCAAAGGTTTTGATAATATCATCATTGACACCGCAGGGAGACTCCACACACAAACGAACCTGAGTGAAGAACTCAAAAAAATGATCCGTGTCGCAGGAAAAGCGCTTGATGGTGCTCCACACCGTAAAATGCTTATTCTGGATGGTACACAAGGCAGTTCTTCTATCAACCAGGCAAAAGCATTCAATGATATGATCGGGGTTGATGGTATCATCATTACTAAACTTGACGGTACCGCCAAAGGTGGTTCTGTATTCAGTATCGCTGATGAATTAAAATTGCCTATCTTTTATATAGGTACGGGAGAACAGCCTCAAGACCTTATTCAATTCAAGGCGAATGAGTATATCAATACGATACTCGACGAGATCTTTATTTAG
- a CDS encoding 5-formyltetrahydrofolate cyclo-ligase has protein sequence MNRWMSMTKEGKKKQFRCESLERLKRVSGCGSYKKDKTIVQALYQYIVENKANTVMLYIPLGTEVNIYPLIRRLRMEKKLLYVPFMEGASFRLVKYRLPLKKKKFGIKEPNDSKQYRIKNIDIAIVPIVGVDLTLRRVGFGKGMYDRFYEKQNRYINKTVFVARELCYSKEIITDDYDVKADMIITA, from the coding sequence ATGAATAGATGGATGAGTATGACAAAAGAGGGTAAAAAAAAGCAATTTAGATGTGAGAGCCTGGAACGGTTAAAGAGGGTTTCAGGATGTGGCAGTTATAAAAAAGATAAGACAATAGTACAGGCACTCTATCAATATATTGTGGAGAATAAAGCTAATACGGTGATGCTTTATATCCCTTTGGGAACAGAGGTGAATATCTATCCTCTCATACGGAGATTACGCATGGAGAAGAAACTGCTCTATGTACCGTTTATGGAAGGTGCAAGTTTTAGGTTGGTAAAATATAGACTTCCACTAAAGAAAAAGAAGTTTGGGATAAAAGAACCCAACGATTCAAAACAATACAGAATAAAAAATATAGATATTGCTATCGTACCTATTGTGGGAGTCGATCTAACACTGAGACGTGTTGGATTTGGCAAAGGTATGTATGATAGATTTTATGAAAAACAGAATAGATATATCAACAAAACAGTTTTTGTAGCGCGTGAATTGTGTTACAGCAAAGAGATCATAACAGACGATTATGATGTAAAAGCAGACATGATTATCACCGCTTAA